The following coding sequences are from one Candidatus Borkfalkia ceftriaxoniphila window:
- the dnaJ gene encoding molecular chaperone DnaJ — MATKNYYEILGVDRKATDADIKSAYRKLVKQYHPDLHPGDAAAAAKFKEVNEANEVLSDAQKRAAYDYELDHPGARAGGGFSGGGFSGSGFGGFGGFGDIFNDIFSGFGGSASSRDTQGEDITREVTLSFLDAAKGCVKEVRYTRNEPCPSCKGTGAKGGTAFKTCEKCGGSGQVRYTQDTLFGRTIRMAACDACGGSGKKITDFCSDCKGKGYTKKETVVTLNIPAGADTNSYVRKKGFGQASSMGGEPGDLIVIFRVEPHKIFKRKDKDLYIELPVSFKTAALGGKVKVPGIDETFEYLVPEGTQSGTVFCVRGKGLKTRTGTGNLYITVVVEVPSKLNKEQKRLLEELDSNVDIKQCSKMKQFRDHMQAMYGKDPYN; from the coding sequence ATGGCAACGAAAAATTATTATGAAATTCTCGGCGTGGACAGAAAGGCGACGGACGCCGACATCAAGTCGGCGTACCGCAAACTCGTCAAGCAGTACCATCCCGATCTTCATCCGGGCGACGCGGCCGCCGCGGCAAAATTCAAAGAGGTCAACGAAGCGAACGAAGTGCTTTCCGACGCGCAGAAACGCGCCGCCTACGATTATGAACTCGATCATCCGGGCGCGCGTGCGGGCGGCGGCTTTTCGGGCGGCGGATTCTCCGGCAGCGGGTTCGGCGGCTTCGGCGGGTTCGGAGATATTTTCAACGATATTTTCAGCGGGTTCGGCGGTAGCGCGTCCTCGCGCGATACGCAGGGCGAGGATATCACCCGCGAAGTCACTTTGAGTTTTTTGGACGCCGCCAAGGGCTGCGTCAAGGAAGTCAGATATACCCGCAACGAGCCGTGCCCCTCGTGCAAGGGTACGGGCGCCAAAGGCGGCACGGCTTTCAAAACGTGCGAAAAATGCGGCGGCAGCGGCCAGGTGCGCTATACGCAGGATACGTTGTTCGGGCGCACCATCCGCATGGCGGCGTGCGACGCGTGCGGCGGCAGCGGCAAAAAGATCACGGATTTCTGCTCCGACTGTAAGGGCAAGGGCTATACCAAGAAAGAGACGGTCGTCACCCTCAATATTCCCGCGGGCGCGGACACCAATTCGTACGTGCGCAAAAAGGGATTCGGGCAGGCGTCCTCGATGGGCGGCGAGCCTGGCGATCTCATCGTCATTTTCCGCGTCGAACCGCATAAGATATTTAAGAGAAAGGATAAGGATCTGTACATCGAACTTCCCGTTTCTTTCAAGACGGCGGCGCTCGGCGGCAAGGTGAAAGTCCCCGGCATCGACGAAACGTTCGAATATCTCGTACCCGAGGGCACGCAGAGCGGCACCGTTTTCTGCGTGCGCGGCAAAGGGCTGAAAACGCGCACGGGCACGGGCAATCTGTACATTACCGTCGTGGTGGAGGTGCCTTCCAAACTCAACAAGGAGCAAAAGCGCCTTTTGGAGGAACTGGATTCCAACGTCGACATAAAGCAGTGTTCGAAGATGAAGCAGTTCCGCGACCATATGCAGGCAATGTACGGCAAGGACCCGTACAACTGA
- the rsfS gene encoding ribosome silencing factor, producing MKKKTENQTETLAKSICEFLSSKKGEDIVLIDVREKTSLCDYFIVASGRSTQQVKALCENLEDKLSAEGLEPKRTEGVRDGRWGVLDYGDVIVHVFNDESRLFYHLERLWEDGENVVRYAD from the coding sequence ATGAAGAAGAAAACAGAAAACCAAACCGAAACGCTTGCAAAGAGCATCTGCGAATTTTTATCCTCGAAAAAGGGCGAGGACATCGTGCTCATCGACGTGCGCGAAAAGACTTCGCTGTGCGACTACTTTATCGTGGCGAGCGGCCGCAGCACCCAGCAGGTCAAGGCTCTTTGCGAAAATCTCGAAGATAAACTGTCCGCGGAAGGGTTGGAACCCAAACGCACGGAGGGCGTGCGCGACGGGCGGTGGGGCGTTCTCGATTACGGCGACGTCATCGTGCACGTGTTCAACGACGAATCGCGGCTCTTTTATCATCTCGAACGGCTGTGGGAAGACGGCGAAAACGTCGTCCGCTACGCCGATTAG
- the deoC gene encoding deoxyribose-phosphate aldolase, protein MFSFKKKAKEEKAAPKAEPVSEIKETPSGIPENELEEFEEFKRQKKLLEIRRLLKKIDHTLLKQTATKADLKKLCDEAMEYGFYSVCVQPVHVREVCAYLGDSPVDVACVVGFPMGENLTETKAFETKKAIADGADEVDMVACISAVKNGNWAYVKKDIKKVVAAAKGRPVKVILETSLLTRDELVKGCQCAKDAGASFVKTSTGFFGGGATAEDVRLMKEAVKGACFVKASGGIKNGEQFKSMLDAGADRVGTSSGVEIAKDLNGK, encoded by the coding sequence ATGTTTTCATTCAAAAAGAAAGCCAAAGAAGAAAAGGCGGCGCCGAAAGCGGAGCCCGTTTCCGAAATAAAAGAAACGCCTTCGGGCATTCCCGAAAACGAACTGGAAGAATTCGAGGAATTCAAGCGCCAGAAAAAATTGTTGGAGATCCGCCGCCTGCTCAAAAAGATCGACCATACTCTTTTGAAACAGACCGCCACCAAAGCGGATCTGAAAAAACTGTGCGACGAGGCGATGGAATACGGTTTTTATTCGGTGTGCGTGCAGCCCGTGCACGTGCGCGAGGTGTGCGCGTATCTGGGTGACAGTCCCGTGGACGTGGCGTGCGTGGTGGGCTTTCCCATGGGCGAAAACCTTACGGAAACCAAAGCGTTCGAGACAAAAAAGGCGATCGCGGACGGCGCGGACGAAGTGGACATGGTCGCCTGCATTTCCGCCGTCAAAAACGGCAACTGGGCGTACGTGAAAAAGGATATCAAAAAGGTGGTCGCCGCCGCAAAGGGCCGCCCCGTCAAGGTCATTCTGGAAACTTCGCTTTTGACGCGCGACGAACTCGTCAAGGGTTGCCAGTGCGCGAAGGACGCGGGCGCTTCGTTCGTCAAAACGAGCACGGGCTTTTTCGGCGGCGGCGCGACCGCGGAGGACGTGCGGCTGATGAAAGAGGCGGTCAAGGGCGCGTGCTTCGTCAAGGCGTCGGGCGGCATCAAAAACGGCGAACAGTTCAAAAGCATGCTGGACGCGGGCGCCGACCGCGTGGGAACGAGTTCGGGCGTCGAGATCGCAAAGGACCTCAACGGAAAATAG
- a CDS encoding nucleotide exchange factor GrpE has protein sequence MNENEENMQPQPCETQTETPQEPVKAESEKAEHGKQGKKWKEEIEKLKSESADFKDKWMRSAAEFENFKRRNADTRRTSYLEGRADVVLKVLPIGDNLERALTMCDENTKKGIEMVLKSFRQFLEGEGIEEIDPLDEEFDPNFCEAIMSEPAAEGVEAGYVKEVFLKGYKRGDKILRYAQVKVTC, from the coding sequence ATGAACGAAAATGAAGAAAATATGCAGCCGCAGCCCTGTGAAACCCAAACGGAAACGCCGCAGGAACCCGTAAAGGCGGAGAGCGAAAAAGCCGAGCACGGCAAGCAGGGCAAAAAGTGGAAGGAAGAGATCGAAAAACTGAAAAGCGAATCGGCTGACTTCAAGGATAAATGGATGCGCAGCGCGGCGGAGTTCGAAAACTTCAAAAGGCGCAACGCCGACACGCGCCGCACGAGTTATCTCGAAGGGCGCGCGGACGTCGTGCTGAAAGTTCTGCCCATCGGCGACAATCTCGAACGCGCGCTTACCATGTGCGACGAGAACACGAAAAAAGGCATCGAGATGGTGCTTAAAAGTTTCCGTCAGTTTCTCGAAGGGGAGGGCATCGAAGAGATCGACCCTCTAGACGAGGAGTTCGATCCCAACTTCTGCGAGGCGATCATGAGCGAACCCGCGGCGGAAGGCGTCGAGGCGGGTTACGTCAAGGAAGTATTTTTAAAAGGCTACAAGCGCGGCGACAAAATTCTGCGCTATGCGCAGGTCAAAGTGACCTGCTGA
- the nadD gene encoding nicotinate (nicotinamide) nucleotide adenylyltransferase: MKIAIFGGTFDPVHVEHINIVKAAKAQLGADKVIVLPAFVPPHKQGKEIASPADRLEMTRRAFESVKGCEVSAYEINAKSTSFTYLTLEYYKNKFPDAELYFLVGSDMLKDFYNWKNPETILSLAELVVCNREGDKVNFAVEALRFFARFKKKFRVIEYVGRNVSSTKARVLCAFGEDLKPYLCEDVIDYIEANKLYRVDGVKDCFRYLKPSRRNHSLRLALMAGDVAAKYRLEERKIILAAALHDVAKNMPPDAPELAGFSMEEEVPPPVLHQFTGAYVAEHVLGVTDADVLGAVRWHTSAKPNMTELEKAIYLADMLEPGRDFRGVESLRKLFYTDLDACLLESLRLQIKYLKRQKGEIYHLTLEAYQFLKERKKT; encoded by the coding sequence ATGAAAATTGCCATTTTCGGCGGCACGTTCGATCCCGTGCACGTGGAACACATCAATATCGTCAAGGCGGCGAAAGCCCAGCTGGGCGCGGACAAAGTCATCGTTCTGCCCGCCTTTGTGCCGCCGCATAAACAGGGCAAAGAGATCGCTTCGCCCGCCGACCGTCTGGAAATGACGCGCCGCGCCTTCGAGTCCGTCAAGGGCTGCGAGGTGAGCGCCTACGAGATCAACGCCAAAAGCACCAGTTTCACCTACCTGACCCTCGAATACTACAAAAACAAATTTCCCGACGCGGAGCTGTACTTTCTTGTCGGCTCGGATATGCTCAAAGATTTTTACAACTGGAAAAATCCCGAAACCATTTTATCCCTTGCGGAACTTGTCGTGTGCAACCGCGAGGGCGACAAAGTGAATTTCGCCGTGGAAGCGCTCAGATTTTTCGCGCGGTTCAAGAAAAAGTTCCGCGTAATCGAATACGTGGGGCGCAACGTATCCTCCACGAAAGCGCGCGTACTGTGCGCGTTCGGAGAGGATCTCAAACCGTATCTGTGCGAGGACGTGATCGATTATATCGAGGCGAACAAACTATACCGCGTGGACGGGGTGAAGGACTGTTTCCGCTATCTCAAACCTTCGCGGCGCAACCATTCGCTGCGGCTCGCGCTCATGGCGGGCGACGTGGCGGCGAAATACAGGCTCGAAGAGCGGAAGATCATTCTTGCGGCGGCGCTGCACGACGTGGCGAAAAACATGCCGCCCGACGCGCCCGAACTTGCGGGCTTTTCCATGGAAGAAGAGGTGCCGCCTCCCGTTCTGCACCAGTTTACGGGCGCGTACGTCGCCGAGCACGTTTTGGGCGTGACGGATGCGGACGTTCTGGGCGCCGTGCGCTGGCATACTTCCGCAAAGCCCAACATGACCGAACTGGAAAAGGCGATATACCTTGCCGACATGCTCGAACCGGGTCGGGATTTCCGCGGCGTGGAATCTTTGCGCAAACTCTTTTATACCGATCTGGACGCGTGCCTTCTGGAAAGCCTGCGCCTTCAGATCAAATACCTCAAACGACAAAAAGGCGAGATCTATCATCTCACCCTCGAAGCATATCAATTTTTAAAGGAACGGAAAAAAACATGA
- the hrcA gene encoding heat-inducible transcriptional repressor HrcA, protein MKISDRKKKILQIVVDEYINTAVPVSSKTITEKHLGGVSSATVRNELASLEELGYLTQFHTSGGRVPSPAAYRFYIEELMEKGSLSQADLDYISSVIGKKSNDLEYILKNVTKVISDLTDYTSVAITPHAEAERIRNIALLYCGDKKALLVIVTGERILRDSFVDIPEDMTAEDLEGVSKTLCKVFSGRSLSEAKEVEAEVLSEFSQYKELMCEVLDALKMYTKTREGDVVLSGENKIFNHPEYEDVENVKNFISVISSKDRLAEIIGEESDEIQINVKIGSNEEGEIPKDCSFVTATYSAGGKNLGTYGVIGPIRMDYTKVITVLENVGKVLEDIINSRNLPESTKGSDENERK, encoded by the coding sequence ATGAAAATTTCCGACAGAAAAAAGAAAATCTTGCAGATCGTGGTCGACGAGTATATCAATACCGCCGTGCCCGTATCGAGCAAGACCATAACCGAAAAGCATCTCGGCGGCGTATCGTCCGCAACGGTGCGCAACGAACTCGCCTCTTTGGAAGAGTTGGGCTATCTGACGCAGTTCCACACTTCGGGCGGCCGCGTGCCGTCGCCCGCCGCATACCGCTTTTATATCGAAGAACTGATGGAAAAGGGTTCGCTTTCGCAAGCCGACCTCGACTATATCAGTTCCGTCATCGGCAAAAAGAGCAACGATCTGGAATATATCCTCAAAAACGTGACGAAAGTCATCAGCGATCTCACCGATTATACGTCGGTGGCGATCACCCCGCACGCGGAGGCGGAGCGCATCCGCAACATCGCCCTTTTGTACTGCGGCGATAAAAAGGCGCTTTTGGTCATCGTCACGGGCGAGCGCATCCTGCGCGACAGTTTCGTGGATATTCCCGAGGATATGACCGCGGAAGATCTGGAAGGCGTTTCCAAGACGCTGTGCAAGGTTTTTTCGGGGCGCTCTCTCTCCGAAGCGAAAGAGGTCGAGGCGGAAGTCTTATCGGAATTTTCGCAGTATAAGGAACTCATGTGCGAAGTGCTCGACGCGCTGAAAATGTACACCAAGACGCGCGAGGGCGACGTAGTGCTCTCGGGCGAAAATAAAATTTTCAATCATCCCGAATACGAGGACGTGGAAAACGTCAAAAATTTCATCTCGGTCATTTCCAGCAAGGATCGGCTCGCGGAGATCATCGGGGAAGAATCGGACGAGATCCAGATCAACGTCAAGATCGGTTCCAACGAGGAGGGGGAGATCCCCAAAGACTGCTCGTTCGTGACCGCGACCTATTCGGCGGGCGGCAAGAACCTGGGAACGTACGGCGTGATCGGCCCCATCCGGATGGACTATACCAAAGTGATTACCGTGCTGGAAAACGTAGGCAAAGTGCTGGAAGACATCATCAACAGCCGCAATCTGCCCGAAAGCACGAAAGGAAGTGACGAAAATGAACGAAAATGA
- the dnaK gene encoding molecular chaperone DnaK: MGKVIGIDLGTTNSCVAVMEGGEPVVIPNPEGARTTPSVVAFQKDGQRIVGQVAKRQAVANPDRTVLSIKRHMGSDFKVAIDDKKYSPQEISAMILSKLKSDAEAYLGSKVTEAVITCPAYFTDSQRQATKDAGKIAGLNVLRIINEPTAAALAYGLDKDTSNHKVMIYDLGGGTFDVSILEIGDGVFEVLATNGNNMLGGDDFDKKIMDYLVEEFKKKEGVDLSKDKMAMQRLKEAAEKAKIELSGMSSTNVNLPFITATAEGPKHLDVDVTKQKFDALTADLVEKTVEPMRLAMKDAGLTYKDIDKVILVGGSTRIPAVVEKVKNITGKEPFKGINPDECVAVGAAVQGGVLSGEVKDVLLLDVMPLSLGIETLGGVTTKLIERNTTIPVKKSQVFSTAADNQTQVDIHILQGEREFAKDNKTMGRFELTGIPPAPRGVPQIEVTFDVDANGIVHVTAKDMGTGKSTDITITSSTNLSEADIDKAVKEAEQFAEEDKKRKEKIDNKNKLDGMIFTVEKSVKELGDKLSDEDKASLEEAVKSAKTEMESEDDERIVAATEKLANESQAIFAKIYQQAGGAAGEGQGPADDGDTEFHQN; this comes from the coding sequence ATGGGAAAAGTAATCGGAATCGATTTAGGAACAACGAACTCTTGCGTGGCGGTCATGGAAGGCGGCGAGCCCGTCGTGATCCCCAACCCCGAAGGCGCCAGAACGACGCCGTCCGTGGTGGCGTTTCAGAAAGACGGCCAGCGCATCGTAGGGCAGGTCGCCAAGCGTCAGGCGGTGGCGAACCCCGACAGGACCGTGCTCTCCATCAAACGGCATATGGGCAGCGATTTCAAAGTCGCGATCGACGATAAAAAGTATTCGCCGCAGGAAATTTCCGCGATGATCCTTTCCAAACTGAAATCGGACGCGGAGGCGTACCTCGGCAGCAAAGTGACCGAGGCGGTCATCACCTGCCCCGCATACTTTACCGACAGCCAGCGCCAGGCGACCAAGGACGCGGGCAAAATCGCGGGGCTGAACGTCCTGCGTATCATCAACGAGCCGACGGCGGCGGCGCTCGCCTACGGGCTGGATAAGGACACGTCCAACCACAAGGTCATGATCTACGATCTCGGCGGCGGCACGTTCGACGTTTCCATTCTGGAGATCGGCGACGGCGTGTTCGAAGTTCTGGCGACCAACGGCAACAATATGCTGGGCGGCGACGACTTCGATAAAAAGATCATGGACTATCTCGTAGAGGAGTTCAAAAAAAAGGAAGGCGTAGACCTTTCCAAGGACAAAATGGCCATGCAGAGGCTCAAAGAGGCTGCCGAAAAGGCGAAGATCGAACTTTCGGGCATGAGTTCCACCAACGTCAACCTGCCCTTCATCACCGCTACGGCGGAAGGCCCCAAGCACCTCGACGTGGACGTCACCAAACAGAAATTCGACGCGCTGACGGCGGATCTCGTCGAAAAGACGGTCGAGCCGATGCGCCTCGCCATGAAAGACGCGGGCCTCACGTATAAGGACATCGACAAAGTCATTCTCGTCGGCGGCTCCACGCGTATCCCCGCGGTCGTCGAAAAAGTAAAAAATATTACGGGTAAAGAGCCTTTCAAGGGCATCAACCCCGACGAATGCGTCGCGGTCGGCGCGGCGGTGCAGGGCGGCGTTCTCTCGGGCGAAGTCAAGGACGTACTGCTTCTCGACGTCATGCCCCTCTCCCTCGGCATCGAAACGCTGGGCGGCGTGACTACCAAACTCATCGAGAGAAATACGACGATCCCCGTCAAAAAGTCGCAGGTGTTCTCCACCGCGGCGGACAATCAGACGCAGGTCGACATTCATATCTTGCAGGGCGAACGCGAATTCGCCAAGGACAATAAGACGATGGGCCGTTTCGAGTTGACGGGCATTCCTCCCGCACCGCGCGGCGTGCCGCAGATCGAAGTTACTTTCGACGTGGACGCGAACGGCATCGTGCACGTGACCGCCAAGGATATGGGCACGGGTAAGAGCACGGATATCACCATCACGTCTTCGACCAACCTCTCCGAGGCGGATATCGACAAGGCCGTGAAAGAAGCGGAACAGTTTGCCGAAGAGGATAAAAAGAGAAAGGAAAAGATCGACAACAAGAACAAACTGGACGGCATGATCTTTACCGTGGAAAAATCCGTCAAGGAACTGGGCGACAAACTTTCCGACGAGGACAAAGCGTCCCTCGAAGAGGCTGTAAAGAGCGCCAAAACGGAAATGGAATCGGAGGACGACGAGCGCATCGTCGCGGCGACGGAAAAACTCGCGAACGAGAGCCAGGCAATCTTCGCCAAGATCTATCAGCAGGCGGGCGGCGCCGCCGGCGAGGGACAGGGACCTGCCGACGACGGCGACACCGAATTCCACCAAAATTAA
- a CDS encoding thymidine phosphorylase gives MRVFDVIERKKNRAELTREELRFFCRAVASEEATDSQIAAFCMAVLLNGMTDRECANLTLAMTESGETLPRPQGGGVFADKHSTGGVSDSTTLVLVPVLSALGVKCAKLSGRGLAHTGGTLDKMESFGCRVDLSPEEFEEQVQTIGAAVAGQTKSTVPADKRMYAVRDVTATVDSVPLIASSVMSKKLASFADIILLDVKYGSGAFMKREKDAETLARLMVSIGKTANRRVSAAITRMDSPLGDNVGCNLEARECVEVLKGKRNDLAELSLFHCAKILRAARGVSEEEGLRLAKECIASGNALEQLEKIVRAQGGDGRSVRDETRLPLAKNVREIRADREGWLSVDALILGTACAELGGGRLKEGDEIDHTVGYSLKKRAGDHVKKGEVLALEYSNQKKTALAERAFGITAERPAQKPLVYSFIE, from the coding sequence ATGAGAGTATTCGACGTGATCGAACGAAAGAAAAACAGGGCGGAACTGACCCGAGAGGAGTTGCGATTCTTTTGCCGCGCCGTCGCCTCGGAAGAGGCGACCGATTCGCAGATCGCGGCGTTCTGCATGGCGGTGCTTTTGAACGGCATGACCGACAGGGAGTGCGCAAACCTCACGCTCGCCATGACGGAGAGCGGCGAAACTTTGCCGCGCCCGCAGGGCGGCGGCGTGTTCGCGGACAAGCATTCCACGGGCGGCGTGTCCGATTCGACCACGCTCGTGCTCGTGCCCGTTCTGAGCGCGCTGGGCGTCAAATGCGCCAAACTTTCGGGGCGGGGACTGGCGCACACGGGCGGTACGCTGGATAAAATGGAAAGTTTCGGCTGCCGCGTGGATCTTTCCCCCGAAGAATTCGAAGAGCAGGTGCAGACGATCGGCGCCGCCGTCGCGGGGCAGACGAAGAGCACCGTGCCCGCGGACAAGCGCATGTACGCCGTGCGCGACGTGACCGCCACGGTGGACAGCGTTCCGCTCATCGCCTCGTCGGTCATGAGCAAAAAACTCGCCTCTTTCGCGGATATCATTCTTTTGGACGTCAAATACGGGAGCGGCGCGTTCATGAAGCGCGAAAAGGACGCCGAAACGCTGGCGCGGCTGATGGTATCCATCGGCAAGACGGCAAACCGCCGCGTGTCCGCCGCGATCACGCGCATGGATTCCCCCCTGGGCGACAACGTGGGCTGCAATCTGGAAGCGCGCGAGTGCGTGGAAGTGCTCAAAGGCAAACGCAACGATCTTGCCGAACTTTCGCTGTTCCACTGCGCGAAAATATTGCGGGCGGCGCGCGGCGTTTCCGAAGAGGAGGGGCTGCGGCTGGCGAAAGAGTGCATAGCCTCGGGTAATGCGCTGGAACAGTTGGAAAAGATCGTGCGCGCGCAGGGCGGCGACGGGCGCTCCGTTCGGGACGAAACGCGTTTGCCGCTGGCAAAAAACGTGCGCGAGATACGCGCGGACAGAGAGGGTTGGCTCTCCGTCGACGCTCTGATTCTGGGCACCGCCTGCGCGGAGTTGGGCGGCGGCAGGCTCAAAGAGGGGGACGAAATCGATCACACGGTCGGCTATTCCCTGAAAAAGCGCGCGGGGGATCACGTGAAAAAGGGCGAAGTGCTCGCGCTGGAATATTCAAATCAAAAGAAAACGGCGCTCGCCGAGCGCGCGTTCGGCATAACGGCGGAGCGGCCCGCGCAAAAGCCGCTCGTATATTCGTTCATCGAATAA